From Synoicihabitans lomoniglobus, the proteins below share one genomic window:
- a CDS encoding sugar phosphate isomerase/epimerase family protein, producing the protein MSFPLVCNTYPWITFLQRDGRDFEAELATALGELAASGAESVEPILTSVEVADRYAKLTETAGLKMVSIYVNSVLHEADAMATSIDEVVRIATRAQAQAGTNIVVTNPRPISWGGPENKTDAEILRQADALNQLGAALRREGLTLAYHNHDSELRIGAREFHHMLVATDPANVKFCLDAHWIYRGCDNSTVALFDAVELYGNRIVELHLRQSTAGVWNETFSATGDIDYRRLMTWLGDRDLHPLLTLEQAVESGSPHTMDALTAHRASVAAARDLI; encoded by the coding sequence ATGAGTTTTCCCCTCGTCTGCAACACCTACCCTTGGATCACTTTCCTGCAGCGTGATGGCCGCGATTTTGAGGCCGAGCTCGCCACCGCCCTCGGCGAATTGGCCGCCAGTGGAGCCGAGAGCGTCGAACCCATTTTGACCTCGGTCGAAGTCGCGGACCGCTACGCAAAATTGACGGAGACTGCCGGTCTCAAAATGGTGTCGATCTACGTCAACAGTGTCCTCCACGAGGCGGACGCCATGGCTACCAGTATCGATGAAGTCGTGCGGATTGCCACCCGCGCGCAAGCCCAAGCCGGGACCAACATCGTGGTCACGAATCCGCGCCCCATCAGCTGGGGTGGGCCGGAAAACAAAACCGACGCCGAGATTCTCCGCCAAGCCGACGCCCTCAATCAACTCGGTGCCGCACTCCGCCGCGAAGGCCTGACGCTCGCGTATCACAATCACGATTCCGAGCTGCGCATTGGGGCTCGCGAGTTTCACCACATGCTCGTCGCCACCGATCCCGCCAACGTGAAGTTTTGCCTCGATGCCCATTGGATTTACCGCGGCTGCGACAACTCCACTGTCGCGCTGTTCGACGCCGTCGAACTCTACGGCAACCGCATCGTCGAACTGCACCTGCGCCAATCGACCGCCGGGGTTTGGAACGAAACCTTTTCGGCCACCGGCGACATCGACTACCGCCGTTTGATGACGTGGCTCGGCGACCGCGACCTACACCCGCTGCTCACCTTGGAACAAGCCGTCGAATCCGGATCACCGCACACCATGGACGCCCTCACCGCCCACCGGGCATCGGTCGCCGCCGCCCGCGACCTTATTTGA
- a CDS encoding ATP-binding protein, producing the protein MERFSNWNNWCLMTVEGDHWIRGNATFEARFPATATTDTKPWTARLGLVDSAAALAWLGEREMPLRAHIGRAKRGEVRQWLRLRVVQSAADGEHVIDVEDVTEEQEAVERMRIEGGHFHALIERSAEGISLFDTGANILYESPSNKRIHGWESWEMEGKNLFDFCHEDDLARAMPRFEHLAKAPGIVETEVVRFKHKEGHWIYLEGTVINATDDPRVGALVNNFREVTGRLAAEREIRRAKDAAEEAQRLQQHFLTNLTHEFKTPLTLIRGPLIDLAEGRMKPAQVPAALARVLRNVDRLNGLITELIDLSRLDAGTFVMQVNRHDLVEFVRAEMDTFSAMAVAKAVDLQLDAPPRCTVFFDATKLEKVVTNLMSNALRYSPEGAAVRIRLTVGDEGDQEGSVRVEVTDQGPGMDEGTRARVFERFFQADTSLSRAHEGMGVGLALAREMVEMHGGAVGVHSEPGVGSTFWFTLPLGCDHFDPDDIDMGAVREPRPHTVGGTAATAQPVGLVAKAEHRPRLLLVEDNEDMRAYLRMNLDPYYLVTEAIDGRQAWAEIETSNPEIIISDVMMPHVDGLELCRLLKSAARWRTVPVFLLSAKGSVDHRVEGLKAGADDYMAKPFSVAELLQRLRSRVPWGVSADSTGEAWREKLEACVAEHLGTAAFDVTELARHLGYSERQLRRRVIEHFGMKPSALLLQRRLACARDLITKHRYETLAEVAHTVGLSPGYFSRRYRRAYPNDTIATAAGVSSESGT; encoded by the coding sequence ATGGAACGATTTTCGAATTGGAACAACTGGTGCCTGATGACGGTGGAGGGGGACCATTGGATTCGGGGGAATGCCACTTTTGAGGCTCGTTTTCCGGCGACGGCGACGACTGACACGAAACCCTGGACCGCACGATTGGGGCTCGTCGATTCGGCGGCCGCCTTGGCTTGGCTGGGCGAGCGGGAGATGCCGCTGCGCGCGCATATCGGACGGGCGAAACGCGGGGAAGTGCGGCAGTGGCTGCGACTGCGCGTGGTGCAATCCGCCGCCGACGGTGAACACGTGATCGATGTGGAGGACGTGACGGAAGAGCAGGAGGCCGTCGAACGCATGCGCATTGAAGGTGGCCATTTTCATGCGCTGATCGAGCGGTCGGCGGAGGGCATCTCGCTGTTCGATACCGGGGCCAACATCCTCTACGAGAGCCCATCCAATAAACGGATACACGGCTGGGAGAGCTGGGAAATGGAGGGAAAAAACCTCTTCGATTTTTGCCACGAGGATGATCTCGCACGAGCCATGCCGCGGTTCGAGCATCTGGCCAAGGCCCCCGGGATCGTCGAGACCGAGGTGGTGCGCTTTAAGCACAAGGAGGGGCACTGGATTTACCTCGAAGGCACCGTGATCAACGCGACGGACGATCCGCGGGTGGGCGCGTTGGTGAACAATTTTCGCGAGGTGACGGGGCGCTTGGCCGCCGAACGGGAGATCCGTCGGGCGAAGGATGCGGCGGAGGAGGCGCAGCGTCTGCAGCAGCACTTCCTCACCAACCTGACCCACGAATTCAAGACGCCGCTGACCCTCATTCGCGGGCCGTTGATTGACCTCGCGGAGGGGCGCATGAAGCCGGCTCAGGTGCCGGCGGCTCTCGCGCGCGTGTTGCGCAATGTCGACCGACTCAACGGGCTCATCACCGAGTTGATTGATTTGTCCCGACTCGATGCGGGCACGTTTGTGATGCAGGTCAACCGGCACGATCTGGTGGAGTTTGTGCGGGCGGAAATGGATACGTTTTCCGCCATGGCGGTGGCGAAAGCGGTGGACCTGCAGCTCGATGCGCCGCCGCGTTGCACGGTGTTTTTCGATGCGACCAAACTGGAAAAAGTCGTGACGAATTTGATGTCGAATGCGCTGCGGTATTCGCCCGAAGGCGCGGCCGTCCGGATTCGTCTGACGGTGGGTGACGAAGGGGACCAGGAAGGCAGCGTGCGGGTCGAAGTGACCGATCAAGGTCCGGGCATGGACGAAGGGACCCGGGCGCGGGTGTTCGAGCGATTCTTTCAAGCGGACACGAGTTTGTCGCGAGCCCACGAAGGCATGGGTGTGGGGCTGGCGTTGGCCCGGGAGATGGTGGAAATGCACGGGGGCGCGGTCGGCGTGCACAGCGAGCCCGGCGTCGGCAGCACGTTCTGGTTCACGTTGCCGCTCGGGTGTGACCATTTCGATCCCGACGACATTGACATGGGCGCGGTGCGGGAGCCGCGGCCGCACACGGTCGGTGGCACGGCGGCGACGGCGCAGCCCGTTGGTTTGGTGGCCAAAGCCGAGCATCGTCCGCGCTTGTTGTTGGTGGAGGACAATGAAGACATGCGTGCCTACCTGCGCATGAATTTGGACCCGTATTATTTGGTCACCGAAGCCATCGACGGGCGGCAGGCCTGGGCCGAGATCGAAACCTCGAATCCCGAGATCATCATCTCAGACGTCATGATGCCACACGTGGACGGACTCGAGTTGTGCCGCTTGCTGAAAAGTGCGGCGCGGTGGCGCACGGTGCCGGTGTTTCTGCTCTCAGCCAAGGGATCGGTCGACCATCGGGTGGAAGGCCTGAAGGCGGGCGCGGACGACTACATGGCCAAACCGTTCTCGGTCGCCGAACTGCTGCAGCGCCTGCGTTCGCGGGTGCCGTGGGGCGTCAGCGCGGATTCCACCGGCGAGGCTTGGCGCGAAAAATTGGAAGCGTGCGTGGCCGAACACTTGGGGACGGCGGCTTTCGATGTCACGGAACTTGCCCGGCACTTGGGCTACAGCGAACGCCAGCTCCGGCGGCGCGTGATTGAGCATTTCGGTATGAAGCCGTCCGCGTTGTTGCTGCAACGCCGTCTGGCGTGCGCCCGAGATTTGATCACGAAGCATCGCTACGAAACGCTGGCCGAAGTGGCGCACACCGTCGGGTTGTCGCCGGGTTACTTTTCCCGGCGCTACCGTCGGGCCTACCCGAACGACACGATCGCGACGGCGGCGGGTGTCAGCTCTGAATCGGGGACTTGA
- a CDS encoding Hsp33 family molecular chaperone HslO, translating into MSEEPIQPAKVVDDGHEVRTYFVRERNALLAEADFGQLYVDYYLHLNDQGLKPTPEHDAMFKRALAGFVLHCASKPWNEMTAWTINFQQPLVNLFLTGDNETGAVTGRIFDENVKKMDHNLFYADVVRGKQPTRRSSVTFEGNDALVAVEAFYAQSEQRVARYFQLEEEKFAMLSEHPDCDLDWFRNVTAEEVKRIHETEATNLMERRIQRWDCGCNQQRMLQVLAPAFQAQGDELFGPDETIEIRCPRCSARHAVTREALEAYVASHHES; encoded by the coding sequence ATGAGTGAAGAGCCAATTCAACCGGCCAAGGTGGTCGACGACGGACACGAGGTCCGGACGTATTTTGTGCGCGAGCGCAATGCCCTGCTGGCCGAGGCCGATTTCGGGCAACTGTATGTGGATTACTATCTCCACTTGAATGATCAGGGTCTCAAGCCGACCCCGGAGCATGACGCCATGTTCAAGCGGGCGCTGGCCGGTTTTGTCCTGCATTGCGCGTCGAAGCCGTGGAACGAGATGACGGCGTGGACGATCAATTTCCAGCAACCGCTGGTGAACCTGTTTCTCACCGGCGACAACGAGACGGGTGCGGTCACCGGGCGAATCTTCGACGAGAACGTGAAGAAGATGGACCACAACCTGTTTTACGCGGACGTAGTGCGGGGCAAGCAGCCGACCCGGCGCAGCTCGGTGACGTTTGAGGGCAATGATGCGCTGGTCGCGGTCGAGGCGTTTTATGCGCAGAGCGAACAACGGGTCGCGCGGTATTTTCAGCTGGAGGAGGAAAAGTTTGCGATGTTGAGCGAGCATCCGGATTGCGACCTGGATTGGTTTCGCAATGTAACGGCGGAGGAAGTGAAGCGTATCCACGAAACGGAGGCGACGAATCTCATGGAACGTCGCATCCAGCGCTGGGACTGCGGTTGCAACCAGCAGCGCATGTTGCAGGTGCTCGCTCCGGCGTTTCAGGCGCAGGGGGATGAGTTGTTCGGCCCCGACGAGACGATCGAGATCCGTTGTCCACGTTGCAGTGCCCGACACGCCGTGACGCGGGAGGCATTGGAAGCCTACGTCGCGTCCCACCACGAGAGTTGA
- a CDS encoding 5-deoxy-glucuronate isomerase translates to MPRLIRAHANHNQPIITSASGVLALSYFNLIRLHAGESHAFAVPGCETVCVVLSGQADIAVAEERFAAVGRRADIWDGPADSVYAGTRSPVVVTATRDDTEVAVAGGLCDEAFAPFRIAPEDVAMVEVGSAATHSRRRIFHILGQNANGRAGNLLVSELYADGGCWSGYPPHKHDTENPPEETEFEEIYHYRFKPETGFGAQYCYEPQEGADASAPEVVMTRHGDTFMVDRGYHPTVASPGHDGYIFTILVGKHQRSLVQSFEPSHRHLMDGIPGIQAMRDKFK, encoded by the coding sequence ATGCCCCGCTTAATTCGAGCTCACGCCAACCACAATCAACCGATCATCACTTCCGCTTCGGGTGTTCTCGCGTTGAGCTATTTCAACCTGATCCGTCTCCACGCGGGAGAGTCGCACGCGTTTGCCGTGCCGGGGTGTGAAACCGTTTGCGTGGTGCTGTCGGGGCAAGCTGATATCGCGGTCGCGGAAGAACGGTTTGCGGCCGTCGGTCGACGGGCCGACATTTGGGACGGACCGGCCGATTCGGTTTACGCCGGCACCCGGTCGCCGGTGGTCGTGACGGCCACGCGCGATGACACCGAAGTGGCGGTGGCCGGTGGTCTGTGCGACGAAGCGTTCGCGCCGTTTCGCATCGCGCCGGAAGACGTAGCGATGGTGGAAGTGGGATCGGCGGCCACGCATTCCCGTCGACGTATCTTCCACATCCTGGGGCAAAATGCCAACGGCCGGGCGGGCAATTTACTGGTGAGTGAACTCTACGCCGACGGCGGTTGTTGGTCAGGGTATCCACCGCACAAGCACGACACGGAGAATCCGCCCGAGGAAACGGAGTTCGAGGAGATCTATCACTATCGGTTCAAACCGGAAACCGGGTTTGGGGCGCAATACTGCTACGAACCCCAGGAGGGAGCGGACGCGTCCGCGCCGGAGGTCGTGATGACGCGTCACGGTGATACGTTCATGGTCGATCGGGGGTATCATCCGACGGTCGCTTCACCCGGTCACGATGGCTACATTTTCACGATACTCGTGGGCAAGCATCAGCGTTCGTTGGTGCAATCGTTTGAGCCGTCACACCGGCACTTGATGGACGGTATTCCCGGCATCCAGGCGATGCGCGACAAATTCAAATAA
- a CDS encoding beta strand repeat-containing protein — protein MSIKRLSAALVLSGMIFAITSPVLRGQTRTWSATSQTGTGDDFNRNANWTGNAPDTSGEFAQFTGTSNINPEVNASLTLGGLIFTAGATTGLNFTNTNTLTLASSSYGIDDASTATHTFANAFALGANQTWRMTATTGTLVFNHTVNLGSRTLTALPSNAGNNLTFNGVVSGSGSITKEGAGTLSLNAANSFSGGLTLSSGLTTLGSNTAAGTGTLTFAGGTVSALGGARTLTNTVSATGNIVIGGTNNLTFTGTIGLGGGDRTIEVSNSGTTTFAGAVSNPYYATTTKTGTGTLVLSGNNSGLTGPVIVSAGTLQLENTNALGSSTYNNAVSAGATLALSHGTGLTVNEGSISLAGSGADGNGALRNLSGSNTVSGTLALASAATIQSDAGSLSMAAIDGGSQNLTLQGVGNFNASGTINSLNSLTLAGTGTTTFTGSTNKNITSTAINSGTLLLNQTSGTTALSGTVTIGDGSGVGSDTLRLGASHQIADGTNVIINSTGNFDLANYDETLASITLHNGASVSTGTGTLAFSGNSPITSNASATTSTISGQIRLATNSNTVQVADGTADSDLTISAQISGAGTPSRLVKTGDGTLTLTGANTFQDTGNAWDSAVQIQAGTIAITTDAALGQANNNVALSSDTTLRADGSFAMGSGRQIEFAGNATLDVSGVNTVVHNGTVTGSGTVTKGGTGTLQLAAANTHSGNVVVNTGTLLVSHDQALGSGGTTTVNSGATLAVQGGITVATETNIALSGHGVDGGGALRNVSGNNIVNTPMTLGAATTITAAAGTLQLGTQATSPVLNLGAHNLTFNTAGGNIVVESDFTGTGDIYKNGSGTLTLNHGEAYPTILSTATDFFLNDGKTILNTYATENSGMRGDITIGDGLGGVGTAILQQGLYEAGVDNSNEIIANTSNVTVNADGYWDLQGHKEVVNHVTINGGTIDAKKDVGTANRLEIAGTLRSTSTTQTATINGLLGFNNDLTKSVIVDAGSTLDINALLSNGGFVKTGAGTLILSGGNSYTGTSQITAGIVRIDNNFGLGSTAGDTRVSSGGQLQLDQVTVGAEALQLAGSGISSTGALRAVNGPNSWAGNVALTAHAEIQTDSSATLTIGGNITGSGKTLTVDSVGNTTFNGNNTFNTLEKIGTGKLTVTGINTYAVANVNAGTFALGNSNILANTMDINLGAAGTFAVGSFTETIDDLNGSGTLTIAAGGVLGIDKIGDAGAFTGTLDIDGIMTLNGGLIGAGANGAPSSGTMMLNTASTLQIAASFAFGGTLELATGTTLKLTGNGTTFNLGTLRITGDTVIDFSGVDTTTFNIGTLIINPGVAVSAIGWSSFNDLWTAANFSGAALDLRNSATAQITFNGFTASDTIWRTYDYGANEITVPEPATYGALLMAAALATHLLRRRRLRQA, from the coding sequence TTGAGCATTAAGCGTCTTTCTGCGGCGTTGGTGTTAAGTGGGATGATCTTCGCGATCACATCCCCGGTCCTCCGTGGCCAAACTCGGACATGGTCGGCGACCAGCCAAACCGGCACCGGCGACGACTTTAATCGCAACGCCAACTGGACAGGCAATGCCCCCGATACTTCGGGTGAGTTCGCGCAATTTACCGGCACGAGCAACATCAACCCCGAGGTCAATGCATCCCTCACCCTCGGTGGACTGATCTTCACGGCGGGCGCGACCACGGGCCTGAATTTCACCAACACCAATACGCTCACGCTCGCGTCCAGCAGCTACGGCATCGACGACGCTTCCACCGCCACGCACACCTTTGCCAACGCGTTCGCCCTCGGTGCCAATCAGACGTGGCGGATGACCGCAACCACCGGCACGTTGGTCTTCAACCACACCGTCAACCTCGGCTCCCGCACGCTCACCGCCCTTCCCTCCAACGCCGGCAACAACCTCACTTTCAACGGTGTCGTCTCGGGCTCCGGTTCGATCACCAAAGAAGGTGCCGGAACTCTGTCGTTGAATGCCGCCAACTCCTTCAGCGGCGGACTTACGTTGTCCAGCGGGCTCACCACTCTCGGCAGCAACACCGCCGCCGGCACCGGCACACTTACGTTCGCGGGCGGCACCGTGAGCGCATTGGGCGGTGCCCGCACGTTGACCAACACCGTCTCCGCCACCGGCAACATCGTCATCGGCGGCACCAACAACCTGACCTTCACCGGAACCATCGGCCTGGGCGGGGGCGATCGCACCATCGAGGTCTCCAATTCCGGCACGACCACATTCGCGGGCGCCGTCTCCAACCCCTACTACGCCACCACCACCAAAACCGGCACCGGCACGCTCGTGCTTTCCGGCAACAACAGTGGGCTTACCGGCCCCGTCATCGTCTCCGCCGGCACGCTCCAGTTGGAAAATACCAACGCCCTCGGCAGCTCGACCTACAACAACGCCGTGTCTGCCGGTGCCACCCTCGCCCTTTCCCACGGCACCGGACTCACTGTCAACGAAGGCAGCATCAGTCTCGCCGGCTCAGGCGCGGACGGCAACGGCGCCCTGCGCAACCTCAGCGGCAGCAACACCGTCAGCGGCACACTCGCCCTCGCCAGTGCCGCAACCATCCAATCCGATGCCGGATCACTCAGCATGGCGGCGATCGATGGCGGCAGCCAAAATCTCACCCTCCAGGGTGTCGGTAACTTCAACGCCTCCGGCACGATCAATTCCCTCAATAGTCTCACTCTCGCCGGCACCGGCACGACGACGTTCACCGGGTCGACCAACAAGAACATCACCTCCACGGCCATCAACAGTGGCACGCTGCTGCTCAACCAAACCTCCGGCACCACCGCCCTCAGCGGCACCGTGACCATCGGAGACGGCAGCGGCGTCGGCAGCGACACCCTGCGCCTCGGTGCCTCCCATCAGATCGCCGACGGCACCAACGTCATCATCAACAGCACCGGCAACTTCGATCTCGCCAACTACGACGAGACGCTTGCCTCCATCACGCTCCACAACGGAGCCAGCGTGTCCACCGGCACCGGCACGCTCGCCTTTTCAGGCAACAGCCCCATCACCAGCAACGCCTCGGCCACGACGTCCACCATCAGCGGCCAGATCCGCTTGGCCACCAATTCCAACACTGTGCAGGTCGCCGATGGGACCGCCGACTCCGACCTCACCATCTCCGCTCAGATCAGCGGGGCCGGCACCCCATCCCGGCTCGTCAAAACCGGCGATGGCACGCTCACCCTGACCGGAGCCAACACTTTTCAGGATACCGGCAACGCGTGGGACTCCGCCGTCCAAATCCAAGCCGGCACCATCGCCATCACGACCGATGCCGCCCTCGGCCAGGCCAACAACAATGTCGCCCTGTCCTCCGACACCACCCTCCGTGCCGATGGCAGTTTCGCCATGGGCAGCGGGCGTCAGATAGAATTCGCCGGCAACGCCACGCTCGACGTCAGCGGGGTCAACACCGTCGTCCATAATGGCACCGTCACCGGCAGCGGCACCGTCACCAAGGGCGGCACCGGCACGCTCCAGCTCGCTGCCGCCAACACCCACTCGGGCAACGTCGTGGTGAACACTGGCACGCTGCTCGTCTCGCACGACCAAGCCCTCGGCAGCGGCGGCACCACCACCGTCAACTCCGGCGCCACCCTCGCCGTCCAGGGCGGGATCACCGTCGCCACCGAAACCAACATCGCCCTCTCCGGCCACGGCGTCGACGGCGGCGGTGCCCTGCGCAACGTTTCGGGTAACAACATTGTCAATACGCCGATGACCCTCGGCGCCGCGACCACCATCACCGCCGCCGCCGGCACGTTGCAACTCGGCACCCAGGCCACGTCGCCGGTGCTCAACCTCGGGGCACACAACCTGACTTTCAACACCGCCGGTGGTAACATTGTTGTCGAGTCCGACTTCACCGGCACGGGGGACATCTACAAAAACGGCAGTGGCACCCTGACCCTCAACCACGGCGAGGCCTACCCCACCATTTTGTCCACGGCGACGGACTTTTTTCTCAACGACGGCAAAACGATCCTCAACACCTACGCCACCGAAAACAGCGGCATGCGCGGCGACATCACCATCGGCGACGGACTCGGTGGCGTCGGCACCGCCATCCTCCAACAGGGCCTCTACGAAGCCGGCGTCGACAACTCCAACGAGATCATCGCCAACACCTCCAACGTGACCGTGAACGCCGATGGCTACTGGGACCTCCAAGGCCACAAAGAAGTCGTCAACCACGTCACGATCAACGGCGGCACCATCGACGCGAAAAAAGACGTCGGCACGGCCAATCGTCTCGAAATCGCCGGCACCCTGCGCAGCACCTCCACCACGCAGACCGCCACCATCAACGGTCTCCTCGGTTTCAACAACGATCTGACCAAATCGGTCATCGTCGACGCCGGCTCCACTCTCGATATCAACGCCCTGCTGTCCAACGGTGGTTTCGTTAAAACCGGCGCGGGAACCCTCATCCTCTCCGGCGGCAATTCCTATACCGGCACATCTCAAATCACCGCCGGCATCGTGCGCATCGACAACAATTTCGGCCTCGGCTCCACGGCTGGCGACACCCGCGTGTCCTCCGGCGGCCAGTTGCAACTCGACCAAGTCACCGTCGGCGCCGAGGCCCTGCAGCTCGCCGGCAGCGGTATCAGTTCCACCGGTGCGCTGCGCGCCGTAAACGGCCCCAATAGCTGGGCCGGTAATGTGGCCCTGACCGCCCACGCCGAGATTCAGACGGACTCCAGCGCCACCCTCACCATCGGTGGCAACATCACCGGCTCCGGCAAGACCCTCACCGTCGATTCCGTGGGCAACACCACCTTCAACGGTAACAATACTTTCAATACGTTGGAGAAAATCGGCACCGGCAAACTCACCGTCACCGGCATCAACACCTACGCGGTGGCCAACGTCAACGCCGGCACCTTCGCCCTCGGCAACTCCAACATCCTCGCCAACACGATGGACATCAACCTCGGCGCCGCCGGCACCTTCGCCGTCGGCTCGTTCACCGAGACCATCGACGACCTCAACGGCTCCGGCACCCTCACTATCGCTGCCGGCGGCGTGCTCGGCATCGACAAAATCGGCGACGCCGGCGCCTTCACCGGCACGCTCGACATCGACGGTATCATGACGCTCAACGGCGGACTCATCGGCGCCGGGGCCAACGGCGCGCCGAGCTCCGGCACGATGATGCTCAACACGGCCAGCACCCTGCAGATCGCCGCCAGTTTCGCCTTCGGTGGCACCTTGGAACTCGCCACCGGCACCACGCTCAAACTGACCGGCAACGGCACGACCTTCAACCTCGGCACCCTGCGCATCACGGGCGACACCGTCATCGACTTCTCCGGCGTCGATACCACGACGTTTAACATCGGCACTTTGATTATCAATCCAGGCGTCGCCGTTTCCGCCATCGGCTGGTCATCCTTCAATGACCTGTGGACCGCCGCCAACTTCAGCGGCGCGGCGCTCGATCTGCGCAACAGCGCCACCGCGCAGATCACCTTCAACGGCTTCACCGCCTCCGACACCATCTGGCGCACCTACGATTACGGCGCCAACGAGATCACCGTGCCGGAACCGGCGACCTACGGCGCCCTCCTCATGGCCGCCGCCCTTGCCACCCACCTGCTGCGCCGCCGCCGCCTCCGCCAAGCATAA
- a CDS encoding DUF5060 domain-containing protein, with the protein MKPVRALISFVLLPLLSAALSAQHPAAAVSQWDTVTLSFPGPDLSETAEVNPFADVRLQVTFTHADASYTIPGFYAADGNAAESGADTGNVWQVRFTPDHTGPWTWSAAMHIGPDAVLLPADFPHLKAHHLDHNSGAFEVTPSSATGRDFRAHGRLSVDPATGYFHFASTGRTWIKAGADSPENFLGYRDFDDTYRHSETFREGENRPNASLHTYAPHLADWREGDPTWHGDKGKSIIGALNYLAGTGMNAVYFLTLNIDGDGKDVWPYRTHTDRDRFDCSRLDQWEIVFQHMERLGLAMHVVTQETENERLLDGGFTGRERRLYYRELIARFGHHLGLIWNLGEENGPANFSPHGQTTEQQKAMADYLAATDPYGHPIIIHTHSTSSGKDEVTAPLLGHPTLDGLSFQVDEPTRVHGELLDWRQRARAAGHPWLITMDEIGQWHTGAVPDADDPTHDSLRYQALWGSLMAGASGVEWYFGARYAHNDLSAEDWRSRDNLWRQTRHALDFFTHLPVARMEPADNLTPRSDDYVLAYPGFTYAIYLPDATAEPRLDLGRDGVSYSIHWFNPRAGGNLQSGPLTTVSATGEVTLGAAPADPDQDWVVLVRRR; encoded by the coding sequence ATGAAACCTGTTCGTGCCCTCATTTCATTCGTATTGTTACCTCTTCTGTCCGCTGCGCTGTCGGCCCAACATCCTGCCGCCGCCGTCTCTCAATGGGACACCGTCACCCTTAGCTTTCCCGGGCCCGACCTGTCCGAAACCGCCGAGGTCAATCCCTTCGCCGATGTGCGGTTGCAGGTAACGTTCACCCACGCCGACGCAAGCTACACGATCCCCGGATTCTACGCCGCCGATGGCAACGCCGCCGAAAGCGGGGCCGATACCGGCAACGTCTGGCAGGTCCGCTTCACGCCCGATCACACCGGTCCGTGGACGTGGTCGGCAGCCATGCACATCGGACCCGACGCGGTGCTGCTTCCGGCCGATTTCCCCCACCTCAAAGCCCATCATCTCGACCACAACTCCGGTGCATTCGAGGTTACTCCCTCCTCCGCCACGGGTCGCGATTTTCGGGCCCACGGCCGCCTCTCCGTCGACCCCGCCACCGGTTATTTCCACTTCGCCTCCACCGGCCGCACCTGGATCAAAGCCGGGGCCGACAGCCCGGAGAACTTTCTCGGCTACCGCGATTTCGATGACACCTACCGACACAGCGAAACGTTCCGCGAAGGCGAAAACCGCCCCAACGCCTCCTTGCACACCTACGCCCCCCACCTCGCCGATTGGCGCGAGGGCGACCCCACTTGGCACGGCGACAAAGGCAAAAGCATCATCGGCGCGCTCAACTACCTCGCCGGCACCGGCATGAACGCCGTCTACTTTCTCACCCTCAACATCGACGGCGACGGCAAGGACGTGTGGCCCTACCGCACCCACACCGATCGCGACCGCTTCGATTGCAGTCGCCTCGACCAGTGGGAGATCGTTTTCCAACACATGGAACGTCTCGGCCTCGCCATGCACGTCGTCACCCAGGAAACCGAAAACGAACGCCTCCTCGACGGCGGTTTCACCGGCCGCGAACGCCGCCTCTACTACCGGGAACTCATCGCCCGCTTCGGCCACCACCTTGGCCTCATCTGGAATCTTGGCGAGGAAAACGGGCCCGCCAACTTCTCCCCCCACGGTCAGACCACGGAGCAACAAAAAGCGATGGCCGACTACCTCGCGGCGACCGACCCCTACGGCCATCCCATTATCATCCACACGCATTCCACTTCCTCCGGGAAAGACGAAGTAACAGCGCCTCTGCTCGGCCACCCGACGCTCGACGGACTATCTTTCCAAGTCGACGAACCCACCCGCGTGCACGGTGAACTGCTCGACTGGCGGCAACGCGCCCGCGCCGCCGGACACCCCTGGCTCATCACTATGGATGAAATCGGGCAATGGCATACCGGAGCCGTGCCCGACGCCGACGACCCCACCCACGACAGCCTGCGTTACCAAGCGCTTTGGGGCTCGCTCATGGCGGGAGCCTCCGGCGTGGAATGGTATTTTGGCGCCCGCTACGCTCACAACGATCTCTCCGCCGAGGACTGGCGCAGTCGCGATAATCTCTGGCGCCAGACGCGCCACGCCCTCGATTTTTTCACCCACCTGCCCGTCGCCCGCATGGAGCCCGCCGACAACCTCACCCCGCGCTCCGACGACTACGTGCTCGCGTATCCTGGATTCACCTACGCCATCTATCTGCCCGACGCCACCGCCGAACCTCGTCTCGATCTCGGCCGCGACGGGGTCTCGTATTCGATCCATTGGTTCAATCCCCGCGCCGGCGGCAACCTGCAGTCAGGTCCCCTCACCACCGTGTCAGCCACCGGCGAGGTGACGCTGGGCGCAGCTCCGGCCGATCCTGATCAGGACTGGGTGGTGCTCGTCCGCCGCCGGTGA